A single region of the Variovorax paradoxus genome encodes:
- a CDS encoding MFS transporter codes for MAATLDSRGMPHPAPRPMSAEEKKVIFASSLGTVFEWYDFYLYGSLAAIIAKQFFSGLDAGAAFIFALLAFAAGFLVRPFGAIVFGRLGDMIGRKYTFLVTILIMGLSTFIVGLLPSYATIGVAAPVILIALRMLQGLALGGEYGGAATYVAEHSPHGKRGAYTSWIQTTATLGLFLSLLVILGVRTWLGEQAFGDWGWRIPFLVSIALLGISVWIRLSLSESPAFQKMKAEGKTSKAPLSESFGQWKNLKIVILALIGLTAGQAVVWYTGQFYALFFLTQQLKVDPTTANLMIAASLLIGTPFFVVFGTLSDKIGRKPIIMAGCLLAVVTYFPVFKMITEYANPDLARAQATAGVTVTADPKSCSFQGNPVAREIDFRSSCDIAKRYLVQNSVSYDNVEGAPGSKAIVKIGTKTIEAPVGNVVNLKFDESSAKEIAAFKKAVADDLKVAGYPAKADPAKMNKLMVVALLFWLVLLVTMVYGPIAAMLVELFPTRIRYTSMSLPYHIGNGWFGGLLPTTAFAIVATTGNMYNGLWYPIIIAGVTLVVGMLFIRETKDVDIYAND; via the coding sequence ATGGCAGCAACACTGGATTCGAGGGGGATGCCGCACCCGGCCCCCCGGCCCATGTCCGCGGAGGAAAAGAAGGTCATCTTCGCTTCCTCCCTTGGCACGGTGTTCGAGTGGTACGACTTCTATCTTTACGGCTCGCTGGCCGCGATCATCGCGAAGCAGTTCTTCAGCGGACTCGATGCGGGCGCGGCCTTCATCTTTGCGCTGCTGGCATTCGCAGCGGGCTTCCTGGTACGGCCGTTCGGCGCCATCGTGTTCGGCCGCCTGGGCGACATGATCGGACGCAAGTACACCTTCCTGGTCACCATCCTGATCATGGGCCTGTCGACCTTCATCGTCGGCCTGCTGCCCAGCTACGCGACCATCGGCGTTGCCGCGCCGGTGATCCTGATTGCGCTGCGCATGCTGCAGGGCCTTGCGCTCGGCGGTGAGTACGGCGGTGCCGCTACCTATGTGGCCGAGCACTCGCCGCACGGCAAGCGCGGCGCCTACACCTCGTGGATCCAGACCACTGCAACGCTCGGCCTGTTCCTGAGCCTGCTGGTCATCCTGGGCGTGCGCACCTGGCTCGGCGAACAGGCGTTCGGCGACTGGGGCTGGCGCATTCCCTTCCTGGTGTCGATCGCACTGCTCGGCATCTCGGTGTGGATCCGCCTGTCGCTTTCCGAGTCGCCCGCCTTCCAGAAGATGAAGGCCGAGGGCAAGACCTCGAAGGCGCCGCTGTCCGAATCGTTCGGCCAGTGGAAGAACCTCAAGATCGTGATCCTGGCGCTCATCGGTCTGACCGCCGGCCAGGCCGTGGTCTGGTACACGGGCCAGTTCTACGCACTGTTCTTCCTGACGCAACAGCTCAAGGTCGATCCCACGACCGCCAATCTGATGATCGCGGCCTCGCTGCTCATCGGCACACCGTTCTTCGTGGTCTTCGGCACGCTGTCCGACAAGATCGGCCGCAAGCCGATCATCATGGCGGGCTGCCTGCTGGCCGTGGTGACCTACTTCCCGGTCTTCAAGATGATCACGGAATATGCCAACCCCGACCTGGCCCGCGCGCAAGCGACCGCCGGCGTCACGGTGACGGCCGATCCGAAGTCGTGTTCGTTCCAGGGCAACCCGGTGGCACGCGAGATCGACTTCAGGAGTTCTTGCGACATCGCCAAGCGCTACCTGGTGCAGAACTCGGTGAGCTATGACAACGTCGAAGGCGCCCCCGGCTCCAAGGCCATCGTCAAGATCGGCACCAAGACCATCGAGGCGCCGGTCGGCAACGTGGTCAACCTGAAGTTCGACGAATCGTCCGCCAAGGAAATCGCAGCCTTCAAGAAGGCCGTGGCCGACGACCTGAAGGTGGCGGGCTATCCAGCCAAGGCCGACCCGGCCAAGATGAACAAGCTGATGGTCGTGGCGCTGCTGTTCTGGCTGGTGCTGCTGGTCACCATGGTGTACGGCCCCATTGCCGCCATGCTGGTCGAGCTGTTCCCAACGCGCATCCGCTACACCTCGATGAGCTTGCCGTACCACATCGGCAACGGCTGGTTCGGCGGCCTGCTGCCAACCACCGCCTTCGCTATCGTGGCGACCACCGGCAACATGTACAACGGCCTCTGGTACCCGATCATCATCGCCGGGGTGACGCTGGTCGTCGGCATGCTCTTCATCCGCGAGACGAAGGACGTGGACATCTACGCGAACGACTGA
- a CDS encoding YbaK/EbsC family protein — protein sequence MCGAELHSLPEGVQRVSRVLQDAGHPHSPRMLDDACRTAQQAADALGILVGQIAKSIIFRRKSDDAAVLVITSGDKRVDEKKVDALIGKTGRADAEFVKARTGFTIGGVSPVGHTTEPVVLIDRELFRFEEIWAAAGHPHAVFQLRPQDLEKLTGAPVADVV from the coding sequence ATGTGCGGCGCTGAACTTCATTCGCTGCCAGAAGGCGTGCAGCGCGTTTCGCGTGTGCTGCAGGACGCGGGCCATCCCCATTCGCCGCGCATGCTCGACGATGCCTGCCGCACCGCGCAGCAGGCGGCCGATGCACTCGGCATCCTGGTCGGGCAGATCGCCAAAAGCATCATCTTTCGGCGCAAGAGCGACGACGCGGCGGTGCTGGTCATCACCTCGGGCGACAAGCGTGTCGACGAGAAGAAGGTCGACGCACTCATCGGCAAGACCGGCCGCGCCGACGCCGAGTTTGTGAAGGCCCGCACCGGCTTCACCATCGGCGGCGTGTCGCCGGTAGGGCACACCACTGAGCCGGTGGTTCTGATCGACCGCGAGCTGTTCCGGTTCGAGGAGATTTGGGCCGCGGCCGGGCATCCGCATGCGGTGTTCCAGCTGCGCCCGCAAGACCTCGAGAAGCTCACCGGCGCGCCGGTGGCGGACGTGGTGTGA
- a CDS encoding DUF1289 domain-containing protein: protein MNFDAAELLAERANAVQRSAGDAPSPCTSVCRMDRQSGFCEGCLRTIPEIAAWGKMDDAARRGVWRAIELRARAGIWRLPEASGDNHA, encoded by the coding sequence GTGAACTTCGACGCTGCGGAACTGCTGGCCGAGCGCGCCAACGCCGTACAGCGCTCGGCCGGCGATGCGCCTTCGCCCTGCACCTCCGTCTGCCGCATGGACCGCCAGAGCGGCTTTTGCGAAGGGTGCCTGCGCACCATTCCCGAGATTGCGGCCTGGGGCAAGATGGACGACGCAGCGCGGCGCGGCGTGTGGCGTGCCATAGAGTTGCGGGCGCGAGCCGGCATCTGGCGGCTCCCCGAGGCATCTGGAGACAACCACGCATGA
- a CDS encoding ABC transporter substrate-binding protein, with the protein MKTLHALCAALLTMAATAASAQILIGQTTGVTGSVAASVNEALGGAQLVIDAANAQGGIHGEKIEILRMDDAFDVKRAGENARVLIEDKKVLALFLSRGTPHSQAIVPWLDKHGVPLIAPSTGAMALHKPVLKHVFNVRATYQREAEKAIQHLLTTGIARIAVVYVTDSFGQDALEGAMTGFAKAQAKPIVTVPADREKPDYKSIVPAIKDANAQAVLWIGSGVAVVDGIKALRAGGSFAQVVTLSNNASSGFIKQLGDASKGVIVTQVFPNERSISYPMVKEAMALAQAKGQAELSPAALEGFASAKVLVEALRRAGPKPTRAKVLAALETLRAYDLGGLEVSYSPQDHSGIDFADLAIISDGRFKR; encoded by the coding sequence ATGAAGACGCTGCACGCGCTTTGCGCCGCCCTCCTGACGATGGCCGCTACGGCCGCTTCGGCCCAGATCCTGATTGGCCAGACGACCGGCGTGACCGGCTCGGTAGCCGCCAGCGTGAACGAAGCCCTGGGCGGTGCCCAGCTGGTGATCGATGCCGCCAATGCCCAGGGCGGCATTCACGGCGAGAAGATCGAGATCCTCCGCATGGACGACGCTTTCGACGTGAAGCGGGCCGGCGAGAACGCCCGCGTGCTGATCGAAGACAAGAAAGTGCTGGCGCTGTTCCTGAGCCGCGGCACGCCGCATTCGCAGGCCATCGTGCCGTGGCTCGACAAGCACGGCGTTCCGCTCATCGCGCCTTCCACCGGCGCCATGGCGCTGCACAAGCCGGTTCTCAAGCACGTGTTCAACGTGCGCGCCACCTACCAGCGCGAAGCGGAAAAGGCGATCCAGCACCTGCTCACCACCGGCATTGCCCGCATTGCGGTGGTCTACGTGACCGACTCCTTCGGCCAGGACGCGCTCGAAGGCGCAATGACCGGCTTTGCGAAGGCCCAAGCCAAGCCCATCGTCACCGTGCCGGCCGACCGCGAGAAGCCCGACTACAAGTCCATCGTGCCGGCCATCAAGGACGCCAATGCGCAGGCGGTGCTCTGGATCGGCTCGGGCGTCGCCGTGGTCGACGGCATCAAGGCGCTGCGCGCGGGGGGCTCATTCGCGCAGGTGGTCACCTTGTCGAACAACGCCTCGTCGGGCTTCATCAAGCAATTGGGCGATGCGAGCAAAGGGGTGATCGTGACCCAGGTGTTCCCGAACGAACGTTCCATCAGCTACCCGATGGTCAAGGAAGCCATGGCGCTTGCGCAGGCCAAGGGCCAGGCCGAACTCTCGCCCGCGGCGCTGGAGGGCTTTGCCTCGGCCAAGGTGCTGGTGGAGGCGCTGCGCCGCGCCGGGCCCAAGCCCACGCGCGCCAAGGTGCTTGCGGCGCTTGAAACCCTGCGCGCCTATGATCTCGGCGGCCTGGAAGTGAGCTATTCGCCGCAAGACCATTCGGGCATCGACTTCGCCGACCTGGCCATCATCAGCGACGGCCGCTTCAAGCGGTAA
- a CDS encoding 2-hydroxychromene-2-carboxylate isomerase, which produces MKHIDFYLDFISPYAHLAFEHLPEALEGLSYSVAYKPVLLGALLKHHGQLGPAEIPAKRAWTYRHVLWLGHANGIHIEMPASHPYNPLPHLRLAVSTSDDGRISRLAAETIFRNVWRGGEEAGDAARLAALAAQLQLKRDMNSDESKALLKRNTDEAVQAGVFGTPAYVVDGRQFWGFDGLAMLRAYMGGDTWFDGPHWAGADQRPSMLRSSKN; this is translated from the coding sequence ATGAAGCACATCGACTTTTACCTGGACTTCATCTCGCCCTACGCACACCTTGCGTTCGAGCACCTGCCAGAGGCGCTCGAAGGCCTGAGCTACAGCGTGGCCTACAAGCCCGTGCTGCTCGGCGCATTGCTCAAGCACCACGGCCAGCTCGGCCCAGCGGAGATTCCAGCCAAGCGCGCCTGGACCTACCGGCATGTGCTCTGGCTTGGCCATGCGAACGGCATTCACATCGAGATGCCCGCATCGCATCCGTACAACCCGCTGCCGCACCTGCGGCTTGCGGTCTCGACTTCGGACGACGGCCGCATCAGCCGCCTGGCGGCCGAGACGATTTTTCGCAACGTGTGGCGCGGCGGAGAAGAGGCCGGCGACGCCGCGCGCCTGGCCGCGCTGGCTGCGCAACTGCAGCTCAAGCGCGACATGAACAGCGACGAGAGCAAGGCCCTGCTCAAGCGCAACACCGACGAGGCCGTGCAAGCCGGCGTGTTCGGCACCCCCGCCTATGTGGTGGACGGCCGCCAGTTCTGGGGCTTCGACGGGCTTGCGATGCTGCGCGCCTATATGGGCGGCGACACATGGTTCGACGGGCCGCACTGGGCCGGCGCCGACCAGCGGCCTTCGATGCTGCGCAGCAGCAAAAACTGA
- a CDS encoding ABC transporter substrate-binding protein, with amino-acid sequence MYRFHAGALFLAVTLAAAVSGASAQIVIGQSADLSGPAAVGVKETIMGSQLVIDHVNAQGGVHGLQIEVIRLDDGLDPKRSLENSRILIEDKKVLALLLNRGTPNTLAVIPLLDQHGVALVGPSTGAMALHKPLQKNVFNVRSTYQREAETAVQHLYTTGIQRIAVVQADDSFGRDAMEGASRGFERAGLAPAVLALADRSKPDYAAIVPQLVKANAQAVLWIGSGTAVTDGVKALRAAGSAAQIVTLSNNAASGFIKELGSASTGVIVTQVLPYERALGHPLVKEAMALAQARGQTELSPAFLEGFVATKVLVEALRRTGPRPTRARLIAALNRFRYDVGGKLDVNYSPQDHTGIDYVDLSIVSEGRFKR; translated from the coding sequence ATGTACAGGTTCCACGCCGGCGCGCTTTTCCTGGCCGTGACCTTGGCCGCGGCGGTCTCCGGCGCATCGGCGCAGATCGTCATCGGCCAGTCGGCCGACCTGTCGGGCCCGGCGGCGGTGGGTGTGAAGGAAACGATCATGGGCTCGCAGCTGGTCATCGACCATGTGAATGCCCAGGGCGGTGTCCACGGCCTGCAGATCGAGGTGATCCGGCTGGACGACGGCCTGGACCCCAAGCGCTCGCTCGAGAACAGCCGCATCCTCATCGAGGACAAGAAGGTGCTGGCGCTGCTGCTCAACCGGGGCACGCCCAACACCCTTGCCGTCATTCCCCTGCTCGACCAACACGGCGTGGCGCTGGTTGGCCCTTCGACCGGCGCCATGGCGCTGCACAAGCCGCTGCAGAAAAACGTATTCAACGTGCGCTCGACCTACCAGCGTGAGGCCGAAACGGCGGTGCAGCACCTGTACACCACCGGCATCCAGCGCATTGCGGTGGTGCAGGCCGATGATTCCTTCGGAAGAGACGCGATGGAAGGCGCGAGCCGAGGCTTCGAGCGGGCCGGGCTGGCGCCGGCCGTGCTTGCGTTGGCCGACCGCAGCAAGCCCGACTACGCGGCGATCGTGCCGCAGCTCGTCAAGGCCAACGCGCAGGCGGTGCTGTGGATAGGCTCCGGCACGGCAGTGACCGACGGCGTGAAGGCACTGCGCGCCGCGGGCTCGGCGGCGCAGATCGTCACGCTGTCGAACAATGCGGCGTCAGGCTTCATCAAGGAGCTCGGCTCCGCCAGCACCGGCGTGATCGTGACGCAGGTGCTGCCCTACGAGCGCGCGCTCGGCCATCCGCTGGTCAAGGAAGCGATGGCACTCGCGCAGGCCCGGGGTCAGACCGAGCTGTCGCCGGCATTCCTCGAAGGCTTTGTAGCCACCAAGGTGCTGGTGGAGGCCCTGCGCCGCACCGGCCCCAGGCCGACCCGCGCCAGGCTGATCGCCGCGCTCAACCGCTTTCGCTACGACGTGGGCGGCAAGCTCGACGTGAACTACTCGCCGCAGGACCACACAGGCATCGACTACGTCGACCTGTCGATCGTCAGCGAAGGCCGCTTCAAGCGATAG